The following are from one region of the Pectobacterium actinidiae genome:
- a CDS encoding type II toxin-antitoxin system Phd/YefM family antitoxin, protein MAFNILTNTAASITELKRDPMGTVRAAEGETIAILNRNEPAFYCVPPAVFAYLMELAEDAELGRTVDDRMSELADAEEISLDDL, encoded by the coding sequence ATGGCTTTCAACATCCTAACTAACACAGCCGCCAGTATTACTGAGTTGAAACGTGACCCGATGGGGACGGTACGGGCTGCTGAAGGTGAAACTATCGCTATATTGAACCGGAATGAGCCAGCGTTCTACTGTGTGCCTCCTGCCGTATTCGCTTATTTAATGGAACTGGCTGAAGATGCAGAACTGGGGCGTACCGTTGATGACCGGATGTCAGAGTTAGCTGACGCGGAAGAGATTTCGCTCGATGACCTATAA
- a CDS encoding type II toxin-antitoxin system RelE family toxin, whose protein sequence is MTYKLKFVPSAMKEWKKLGHPVREQFKKKLVERLENPRVPSAQLHGRKDQYKIKLKSAGYRLVYLVQDETITVMVMGVGKREGSQVYSDTKGRSA, encoded by the coding sequence ATGACCTATAAGTTAAAATTTGTGCCTTCTGCAATGAAGGAATGGAAAAAGTTAGGGCATCCTGTCCGGGAGCAGTTCAAGAAAAAGCTGGTCGAGCGCTTGGAAAATCCTCGTGTTCCTTCAGCACAGCTTCATGGCCGTAAAGACCAGTATAAAATTAAACTGAAGTCCGCTGGCTACAGGCTGGTGTATTTGGTTCAGGATGAGACTATTACTGTGATGGTTATGGGAGTTGGAAAGCGCGAAGGTAGTCAGGTTTATTCTGATACTAAAGGTCGTTCTGCTTAA
- the ygiD gene encoding 4,5-DOPA dioxygenase extradiol, translating into MNNTSRMPALFLGHGSPMNVLESNVYTQAWQTLGETLPRPKAIIAVSAHWYTRGTAVTAMENPRTIHDFGGFPQALFDTQYPAPGSPELAARIQQVLAPYPVTADHSQWGLDHGSWGVLIKMYPDADIPVVQLSVDGTQPAAYHYELGRKLAALRDEGFMIVASGNVVHNLRMVKWDGDAEPYPWAVSFNQFVRDNLTYQGDDHPLVNFMQHGGAALSNPTPEHYFPLLYVLGSWDGKEATSIPVDGLEMGSLSMLSVQVGG; encoded by the coding sequence ATGAACAACACTTCCCGGATGCCTGCACTGTTCCTCGGCCACGGTAGCCCGATGAACGTGTTGGAAAGCAATGTGTATACGCAGGCGTGGCAAACGCTGGGTGAGACGCTGCCGCGTCCGAAGGCGATTATTGCCGTTTCCGCTCACTGGTATACCCGGGGTACCGCCGTGACGGCGATGGAGAATCCACGTACCATCCATGATTTTGGCGGCTTCCCGCAGGCGCTGTTTGATACCCAGTATCCGGCACCCGGCTCGCCTGAGTTGGCGGCGAGAATTCAGCAGGTGCTGGCGCCGTATCCGGTTACCGCCGATCACAGCCAATGGGGTTTGGATCATGGTTCCTGGGGCGTGCTGATAAAAATGTACCCTGATGCGGATATCCCCGTTGTGCAACTGAGCGTGGACGGTACGCAGCCTGCTGCGTATCACTACGAATTAGGGCGCAAGCTGGCGGCGCTGCGTGATGAAGGCTTCATGATTGTAGCCAGTGGTAACGTCGTGCATAACCTGCGTATGGTGAAATGGGATGGTGATGCAGAGCCGTATCCGTGGGCTGTTTCGTTCAATCAATTTGTGCGTGATAACCTGACTTATCAGGGGGACGATCATCCGCTGGTGAATTTTATGCAGCATGGCGGTGCCGCATTGTCTAACCCAACGCCCGAGCACTATTTCCCACTGCTCTATGTGTTGGGAAGCTGGGATGGCAAAGAGGCAACCAGCATTCCGGTCGATGGGCTCGAAATGGGATCGCTGAGTATGCTGTCGGTGCAGGTGGGCGGCTAA
- a CDS encoding efflux transporter outer membrane subunit, with protein sequence MNKQSMRIVTLLVSLAITGCTLQPEYIKPTLPVKNNWNAQTSQGESVSSLDWKRFYSDKQLQTLIALALEHNRDLRVAALNVQTAQAQFRIERSALFPSIDGGVSKTAQHVPGNLYSTQATGAATYQQYQASIGVTSWELDFFGRLRSLKDNALESYLSSAATEEATRISLIAEVATGYLTLGADSDLLKLAKDTAKSQHDTYALVKYSYEQGSSTEQDLMQAEIAVRSAEADIEKYTRQVKSDLNALTLLLGTEAPAPIVNNASLKNMSEFPVLRAGLPSDLLTRRPDIIAAEHTLKAANANIGAARAAFFPSISLTASGGTTSSSLSNLFEGGTAAWSFTPSVNIPIFYAGRNKANLDVAKLSKEIEIANYEKSIQQAFKEVSDALSAKETYQNELSIRHKDYAASKTYYDLAQLRYQQGIDSYLNVLIAQRSYYASQQNLISTLQGRFTQDITLYKALGGGW encoded by the coding sequence ATGAATAAACAGTCCATGCGCATTGTGACGCTGCTCGTGTCGCTCGCCATCACGGGCTGTACGTTACAGCCAGAGTATATCAAACCAACTTTACCGGTGAAAAATAACTGGAATGCGCAAACATCTCAGGGCGAATCGGTTAGCAGTCTGGACTGGAAGCGTTTTTACAGTGATAAGCAGTTACAAACGTTAATCGCACTGGCGCTTGAGCATAACCGGGATTTAAGAGTCGCGGCACTCAACGTACAAACGGCTCAGGCACAATTCCGTATTGAACGTTCTGCACTGTTTCCCTCAATTGACGGCGGGGTCAGCAAAACCGCACAGCACGTACCGGGAAATCTGTATTCAACTCAGGCAACCGGAGCGGCAACGTATCAGCAGTATCAGGCGTCCATTGGCGTCACATCCTGGGAACTTGATTTCTTTGGTCGCTTACGCAGCCTAAAAGACAATGCGTTAGAAAGTTATCTGTCGAGCGCAGCGACAGAAGAAGCCACGCGAATCAGTCTGATAGCGGAAGTCGCGACAGGCTATTTAACCCTGGGGGCGGATAGCGATCTGCTCAAACTGGCCAAAGATACGGCGAAGAGCCAGCATGATACCTACGCGCTCGTGAAATACAGCTATGAACAGGGAAGCTCAACCGAACAGGATTTAATGCAGGCAGAAATCGCCGTACGTAGTGCCGAAGCCGACATCGAGAAATATACCAGACAGGTGAAAAGCGATCTGAATGCGCTGACGCTGCTGCTGGGAACAGAAGCACCCGCACCGATTGTGAACAATGCCTCGCTGAAAAACATGTCAGAATTCCCCGTGCTACGTGCGGGGTTACCTTCTGATTTGCTCACTCGCAGGCCTGACATCATCGCGGCTGAACATACCCTCAAAGCGGCCAATGCTAATATTGGCGCAGCGAGAGCGGCATTCTTCCCGAGTATCAGCCTCACAGCGAGCGGAGGAACGACATCCAGCAGCCTGTCGAATTTGTTTGAAGGGGGAACGGCCGCCTGGTCGTTTACACCTTCGGTTAATATCCCGATATTCTATGCTGGTCGCAATAAAGCCAATCTGGATGTGGCAAAGCTATCGAAGGAAATAGAAATTGCAAACTATGAAAAATCAATCCAACAGGCGTTTAAAGAGGTTTCAGACGCGCTATCAGCAAAAGAAACCTACCAAAATGAATTAAGCATTCGACATAAAGATTATGCTGCCAGCAAAACATATTACGATTTGGCTCAACTGCGCTATCAGCAAGGCATTGATAGTTATTTGAACGTACTCATCGCGCAGAGATCGTATTATGCATCACAACAAAATTTAATCAGTACGCTTCAAGGCAGATTTACACAAGACATCACCCTCTATAAAGCGTTGGGCGGGGGGTGGTAA
- a CDS encoding efflux RND transporter permease subunit has protein sequence MSKFFIERPIFAWVIAIVIMLAGAVAIMNLPINQYPNIAPPAISVNITYPGASADTTQKTAVQVIEQQLNGIDNLRYIESQSNSDGSATIIVTFEQGTDPDIAQVQVQNKVSLAESQLPNEVVQQGIKVAKYQLNFMLVVGLYSEDGKLSNGDLGDILVSKLQDPISRTKGVGDFMVMGSEYAMRIWMDPAKLYKYSLVPSDVSTAISQQNAQVSSGKLGGLPTVNEAKFSSTIIGKTRLENIAQFENILLKVNSDGSQVRLKDVANIDLGPEEYSITSTYNGKPSAGIALRLASGANVLDTVTAVHETIKNIESSLPQGVKVEFPYDTSPVVSASIHEVLKTLFEAIVLVFIVMLLFLQNLRATIITTLVVPVVLLGTFGVLYSFGYSINILTMFGMVLAIGLLVDDAIVVVENVERVMHEEHLSPKEATIKSMEQVQGALFGIAMVLSAVLLPMAFFSGSTGIIYRQFSITIVSSMVLSVIMALIFTPALCATMLKPITQGSKTTGFAGWFNRTFDKGTVTYTRGVEKMLNKRALFMVAYFGIVGITGYLFTRVPTTFLPDEDQAVMMMQLTLPSNASAERTQNVLAEMGNYLLTEEKDVVDSVFTANGFSFAGRGPNTAMAFVRLKNWDLRKTDELSLQALAQRSMAHFSGLKDGIAIALIPPAVMELGNSTGFDFYLQDLNGKGHDALMKVMDQFLQKANQDPRLTMVRHNGMSDEPQYKLIIDDERARSLGISIEDINNTLSAAWGSSYVNQFMYQDRVKRVYIQGNAGSRVTPEDLNKWYIRNGDGTMVPFSAFGSGEWVYGSPRFERFNGISAVNIMGSPATGYSSGDAVQAVKDIVSTLPDGYKIQWHGLSYEEQLAGSQTTSLYIFSVLIVFLCLAALYESWSVPFSVLLVVPLGVLGTIAAVLLRGLQNDVFFQVGLLTTVGLAAKNAILIVEFAKDIHEKEGKDIVHAAIDAARLRLRPIIMTSMAFVLGVIPLTISSGAGAGSQHSIGTAVVGGMLSATFLAIFFVPLFYVVIVRFFNRRSAAKLAGGLNDE, from the coding sequence ATGTCTAAATTCTTCATAGAAAGACCGATATTTGCATGGGTTATTGCCATCGTCATCATGCTTGCTGGCGCCGTGGCAATTATGAACTTACCCATTAATCAGTATCCGAATATCGCGCCGCCAGCTATTTCGGTGAATATAACCTATCCCGGCGCCAGCGCGGATACCACACAAAAAACCGCAGTACAGGTTATTGAGCAGCAGCTCAACGGCATCGATAACCTGAGGTACATTGAATCTCAAAGTAACAGTGATGGCAGTGCAACGATTATCGTGACCTTCGAGCAGGGAACCGATCCTGACATTGCTCAGGTTCAGGTGCAGAACAAAGTCTCACTTGCTGAATCGCAGTTGCCTAATGAAGTTGTACAACAAGGTATTAAGGTTGCGAAATACCAACTTAATTTCATGTTGGTCGTTGGCCTTTACTCGGAAGACGGTAAGCTGAGCAATGGCGATTTGGGCGATATCCTCGTTTCCAAACTTCAGGATCCGATATCACGTACAAAAGGGGTTGGCGACTTTATGGTCATGGGATCTGAATACGCAATGCGTATTTGGATGGATCCCGCAAAGCTCTATAAATACTCACTTGTCCCCAGTGACGTCTCTACAGCAATATCACAGCAAAATGCTCAGGTTTCATCAGGGAAACTGGGCGGACTCCCCACGGTAAACGAAGCAAAATTCAGTTCAACAATTATCGGGAAAACACGTCTCGAGAATATTGCTCAATTTGAAAATATTCTTCTAAAAGTGAATTCAGACGGCTCACAGGTCCGTTTAAAAGACGTGGCGAATATCGATCTGGGTCCTGAAGAATACAGTATTACGTCAACGTATAACGGAAAACCTTCTGCTGGTATTGCACTACGTCTCGCCAGTGGCGCTAACGTGCTGGATACGGTAACGGCCGTTCATGAAACGATCAAAAATATAGAATCTTCCCTTCCTCAGGGCGTGAAGGTTGAGTTCCCTTATGACACATCTCCGGTGGTAAGCGCCTCCATTCATGAGGTGCTAAAAACCCTTTTCGAAGCCATCGTGCTGGTTTTTATCGTTATGCTGCTGTTCCTGCAAAACCTGCGGGCAACCATCATCACAACGCTCGTCGTCCCTGTCGTTCTGCTTGGCACATTCGGCGTGCTCTATTCCTTTGGTTACTCAATTAACATTTTGACCATGTTCGGCATGGTGCTAGCCATAGGGTTGCTAGTGGACGATGCTATTGTCGTCGTCGAGAACGTCGAACGAGTCATGCATGAAGAGCATCTTTCACCAAAAGAAGCCACGATAAAATCCATGGAACAGGTTCAAGGTGCCCTCTTTGGCATTGCGATGGTGCTTTCGGCCGTATTGTTACCAATGGCGTTCTTTAGTGGCTCAACGGGCATAATCTACCGACAGTTCTCCATCACGATTGTTTCATCAATGGTGCTATCCGTCATTATGGCGTTAATCTTCACGCCAGCGCTGTGTGCCACAATGTTAAAACCCATCACACAAGGGAGTAAAACGACAGGTTTCGCCGGTTGGTTCAACCGTACCTTTGATAAAGGAACCGTCACCTATACACGCGGCGTTGAGAAAATGCTCAACAAACGCGCGCTGTTTATGGTGGCCTACTTCGGTATTGTCGGCATCACCGGCTATCTGTTCACTCGCGTTCCCACCACATTCCTACCAGATGAAGACCAGGCTGTGATGATGATGCAGTTGACGCTACCTTCGAATGCTTCCGCCGAACGCACTCAGAACGTACTGGCGGAAATGGGGAATTATCTTCTTACAGAGGAAAAGGACGTTGTGGATTCCGTGTTTACCGCGAACGGATTCAGCTTCGCAGGTCGTGGCCCCAATACTGCAATGGCATTCGTAAGACTCAAAAACTGGGATCTTCGTAAAACAGACGAACTCAGCCTTCAGGCGTTGGCTCAACGATCGATGGCGCATTTCTCCGGACTGAAAGATGGCATCGCTATCGCGCTGATCCCCCCAGCGGTAATGGAGCTGGGTAACTCGACCGGTTTTGACTTTTATCTTCAGGATTTAAATGGCAAAGGCCACGATGCGTTGATGAAAGTGATGGATCAGTTTTTACAAAAGGCCAATCAGGACCCGCGCCTGACCATGGTACGTCACAATGGAATGAGCGATGAACCTCAGTATAAATTGATTATTGATGATGAACGCGCCCGCTCTTTGGGCATCAGCATTGAAGACATCAATAACACACTTTCCGCCGCATGGGGTTCAAGTTACGTAAACCAGTTCATGTATCAAGACCGCGTTAAACGCGTTTATATCCAGGGTAATGCGGGTTCACGTGTCACGCCGGAAGACTTGAATAAATGGTATATCCGTAATGGTGACGGCACGATGGTTCCTTTCTCCGCATTCGGTTCTGGTGAATGGGTCTACGGCTCCCCACGTTTCGAACGATTTAATGGTATTTCGGCCGTGAACATCATGGGGTCACCAGCGACAGGCTACAGCAGCGGCGACGCCGTTCAGGCAGTGAAGGACATTGTGAGTACGCTGCCCGATGGCTACAAGATCCAGTGGCATGGCTTATCATACGAGGAGCAGTTAGCAGGTTCACAGACAACCTCTTTGTATATCTTCTCGGTCTTAATCGTCTTTCTTTGTCTGGCAGCATTGTATGAGAGCTGGTCGGTGCCTTTCTCTGTGCTACTTGTCGTTCCACTTGGCGTACTCGGCACCATCGCCGCCGTGTTGCTACGCGGCCTACAGAACGACGTATTCTTTCAGGTTGGTCTGCTGACTACGGTTGGCCTTGCCGCGAAGAATGCCATTCTGATTGTTGAATTCGCAAAAGACATTCATGAGAAGGAAGGAAAAGATATTGTCCATGCAGCCATTGATGCTGCGAGGTTGCGCCTCCGGCCAATCATCATGACGTCCATGGCATTCGTTCTTGGCGTTATCCCATTAACCATATCAAGTGGCGCAGGCGCAGGCAGTCAGCATTCGATAGGAACAGCCGTAGTGGGCGGGATGCTCTCAGCTACGTTCCTGGCGATCTTTTTCGTGCCGCTGTTTTATGTCGTCATCGTACGTTTTTTCAACCGCCGTTCTGCTGCGAAACTGGCAGGGGGCTTAAATGATGAATAA
- a CDS encoding efflux RND transporter periplasmic adaptor subunit, with the protein MRINILFILFSSALLTACDNHADTKNAPPQTPRVEVLTLSAEPVTLSSMLPGRTVSVRTAEVRPQVDGIILKRFFQEGAEVKSGEQLYQIDPATYQAAFNKAKATLINAEVLANRYKSLSSAHAISAQDYDDAVSKAAQARADLDTARINLEYTKVKAPISGTIDRSLFTEGALVTNGQSSYLTTITQLNPIYIDISESSRNILKLRKMFSEGKLKSVNDHEASVQLIMEDGSVYNQEGRLEFSEVRVDESTGSVALRATFPNPDRLLLPGMFVHAVLKQGVQDKGLRVPQESIGHDSKGRPYVFVVTDEQTIEQRTIQTGESKDGYWLVIDGLKEGERVVTSGVQKIAPGIKVAASERKPAQEKSPSIALSMTDPSAQ; encoded by the coding sequence ATGCGTATAAATATATTATTTATTCTATTTTCATCTGCACTACTAACAGCCTGTGATAATCATGCAGATACAAAAAATGCCCCCCCTCAAACACCGCGTGTTGAGGTCCTCACCCTAAGTGCAGAACCTGTAACCCTTTCATCAATGTTACCCGGAAGAACGGTATCAGTAAGAACAGCTGAAGTTCGCCCTCAGGTTGATGGCATCATTCTTAAACGTTTTTTTCAGGAAGGGGCTGAAGTTAAGTCAGGAGAACAATTATATCAAATAGATCCAGCTACCTACCAGGCTGCTTTTAATAAGGCAAAAGCAACACTTATTAATGCCGAGGTATTAGCGAATCGTTATAAATCTTTATCCTCTGCCCATGCCATCAGTGCTCAGGATTATGATGATGCCGTTTCCAAAGCAGCTCAGGCAAGAGCAGATTTAGATACCGCCAGAATCAATCTGGAATACACCAAAGTCAAAGCCCCCATATCAGGAACCATCGATCGTTCTCTTTTTACCGAAGGCGCACTTGTCACTAACGGTCAATCAAGCTATTTAACCACGATCACTCAATTAAACCCAATCTACATAGATATCAGTGAGTCTTCACGTAATATATTGAAATTAAGGAAAATGTTTTCCGAAGGGAAACTAAAATCCGTCAACGATCACGAAGCCTCCGTTCAATTGATCATGGAAGATGGTTCCGTCTATAACCAAGAGGGACGACTTGAGTTTTCAGAAGTCCGTGTTGATGAAAGTACAGGTTCAGTCGCGCTACGCGCCACCTTTCCAAACCCAGACCGCTTACTCTTACCCGGAATGTTCGTACATGCCGTTCTAAAGCAGGGCGTACAAGATAAAGGGCTCCGCGTCCCACAAGAATCTATCGGCCATGACAGTAAAGGACGCCCTTACGTTTTTGTTGTCACGGACGAACAAACCATTGAGCAAAGAACGATTCAAACCGGTGAATCAAAAGACGGCTACTGGCTTGTCATCGATGGACTGAAAGAAGGGGAGAGAGTCGTCACTTCAGGGGTTCAGAAAATAGCCCCTGGCATCAAAGTCGCTGCAAGTGAAAGAAAACCTGCGCAAGAAAAGAGCCCATCCATTGCTCTGTCCATGACTGACCCTTCTGCACAGTAA
- a CDS encoding NmrA family NAD(P)-binding protein, protein MKYVVTGCDGKLGGRIAENMIQNEAPENLIFTCPFPEYLPEEKKGLWAKLGIDVRAANYDKPEQMVNAFQGAERIVIVSGVLIGEKRVKQHKNVINSAIKAGIKHITYISFLGASDPRYAHVYVTPDHTATEAYLNEVCPPAGIEFNIMRNNLYMENYLTTSVMLALISGNKWYTTASEGKATYIAKDDCALAATALLLGAGEKNKAYNITGAESISQREICHIVSEASGIPIDYCPVDKPAFFEYLDSIGIPRDTDQDFSASPVPWCGNDMVTNEASIAEGLMDFVSNDFKELTSQEPRTAKEMIHHYDYIWKEKVKHWKDIK, encoded by the coding sequence ATGAAATATGTAGTTACAGGCTGTGACGGAAAACTGGGTGGTCGAATAGCCGAAAACATGATCCAAAATGAGGCACCGGAAAACCTCATTTTCACCTGCCCTTTTCCTGAATATTTACCCGAAGAAAAAAAAGGACTCTGGGCTAAACTTGGGATTGATGTCCGTGCCGCTAATTACGATAAGCCAGAACAAATGGTTAACGCATTTCAGGGGGCAGAGCGGATAGTCATCGTGTCTGGTGTATTGATTGGGGAAAAACGCGTCAAGCAACACAAAAATGTGATCAACTCGGCGATAAAAGCCGGAATAAAACATATTACTTATATCTCATTCCTGGGTGCCTCCGATCCTCGTTATGCACATGTATACGTCACACCAGACCATACCGCAACAGAAGCCTATCTTAATGAAGTGTGCCCGCCTGCCGGTATTGAGTTCAATATCATGCGCAATAATCTTTATATGGAGAATTATCTGACCACATCGGTAATGCTAGCCCTCATCTCAGGAAACAAGTGGTATACAACGGCCAGTGAAGGCAAAGCGACTTACATTGCAAAAGACGACTGTGCACTGGCCGCGACTGCTCTGCTTTTAGGTGCCGGAGAAAAAAATAAAGCCTATAACATCACCGGGGCAGAATCGATTTCTCAGCGTGAAATTTGTCACATTGTCAGCGAGGCATCAGGCATTCCAATCGATTATTGTCCGGTAGATAAACCGGCATTTTTCGAATATCTGGATTCTATTGGTATTCCTCGCGATACCGATCAAGATTTCTCAGCGTCTCCCGTACCATGGTGCGGTAACGATATGGTAACTAATGAGGCCAGTATAGCTGAAGGCTTAATGGATTTTGTTTCCAATGATTTTAAAGAATTAACATCACAGGAACCACGAACCGCAAAAGAAATGATTCATCATTATGATTATATTTGGAAAGAAAAAGTAAAACACTGGAAAGATATTAAATAA
- a CDS encoding LysR family transcriptional regulator, whose amino-acid sequence MNIEQVRCFVILSETLSFSHTAEILNLTQPAITHQIKKLESDLKFSLFIRSKHGVVLTAAGKVFYPEAKDIITRLQMAIEKASSLDKDITSVIHLGYEGHDIEKYNLPNIINVFKENNPSARVMVFKADHKERKNALLNKKYDLIMTVKDNIENTEGVIYKNILSAGLDCVISENHRLNKNEIITLDDIKNENIILFDPLQGPKELNYIQSQLLKDLPSAKFLFSDSEFSAAIMIKSHEGIAIMPSFCKQFGSGLIHIPFALDETLSYGVAYLKEHANKQIPYLARIIQDIFVKKI is encoded by the coding sequence ATGAATATTGAGCAGGTTAGGTGCTTTGTTATTCTTAGTGAAACGCTAAGTTTTTCTCATACTGCTGAAATATTGAATTTGACTCAACCGGCAATCACACATCAGATAAAAAAATTAGAAAGTGACCTTAAATTCTCTCTCTTTATACGCAGTAAACATGGTGTTGTGTTAACTGCCGCAGGAAAAGTATTTTATCCTGAAGCAAAAGATATAATAACGAGATTGCAAATGGCGATAGAGAAAGCATCATCGTTAGATAAAGATATCACAAGTGTTATTCATCTTGGATATGAAGGGCATGATATAGAAAAATACAACCTACCCAATATAATTAATGTTTTCAAAGAGAATAATCCATCAGCGAGAGTCATGGTTTTCAAAGCCGATCATAAAGAAAGAAAAAACGCATTGTTAAATAAAAAATATGATCTGATAATGACAGTAAAGGATAATATTGAAAATACAGAGGGTGTGATATATAAAAATATATTGTCGGCAGGGCTGGATTGTGTGATTAGTGAAAATCATCGACTGAATAAAAATGAAATCATCACGCTGGATGATATTAAAAATGAAAATATTATATTGTTTGACCCTTTACAAGGGCCGAAAGAGTTGAACTATATACAAAGTCAGTTATTAAAAGATTTACCATCGGCGAAGTTTCTCTTTTCTGACTCTGAATTTTCCGCAGCGATTATGATTAAGAGTCATGAGGGGATTGCAATTATGCCATCCTTCTGTAAGCAATTCGGCAGCGGTCTGATACATATTCCTTTCGCACTTGATGAGACTTTGTCTTATGGTGTGGCTTATCTAAAAGAGCACGCCAATAAACAAATTCCTTATCTGGCGAGAATCATTCAGGATATTTTTGTGAAAAAGATTTGA
- a CDS encoding glutathionylspermidine synthase family protein, protein MKRIDITARPDWQEKAAEFGFRFHTMYGEPYWSEEAYYQFTLAQIEELEETTAELHQMCLQVVEKVINSDTLLAKFRIPKHTWEFVRHSWRTNQPSLYSRLDLAYDGKSPAKLLENNADTPTSLYEAAFFQWLWLEDQINAGNLPQNSDQYNSIQEKLIERFEELKLNHGFGLLHFACCQDTEEDRGTVQYLQDCALEAGLPSEFLYIEEIGLGEKGQFTDPENQVISNLFKLYPWEFMLREMFSTKLEDAGVRWLEPAWKSIISNKALLPMLWEMFPNHPNLLPAYFAEDEHPELDSYVIKPLFSREGANIKIVENGKEIASADGPYGEEGMIIQQYHQLPKFGDSYTLIGSWLVNDQPCGIGVREDRALITQDLSRFYPHTILD, encoded by the coding sequence ATGAAGCGGATAGATATTACAGCGCGTCCTGACTGGCAGGAAAAAGCCGCCGAGTTTGGTTTTCGTTTTCACACCATGTATGGCGAGCCCTACTGGAGCGAAGAGGCTTACTACCAATTTACGCTAGCTCAGATCGAAGAGCTGGAAGAAACCACAGCAGAATTGCATCAGATGTGTTTGCAAGTGGTGGAAAAAGTCATCAATAGCGACACGCTGCTCGCCAAATTCCGTATTCCCAAACACACCTGGGAATTCGTCAGACATTCATGGCGTACCAATCAGCCTTCACTGTATTCACGCCTCGATCTGGCGTATGACGGCAAATCCCCGGCTAAGCTGCTGGAGAACAATGCAGATACGCCAACGTCACTGTACGAAGCGGCCTTTTTCCAGTGGCTCTGGCTGGAAGATCAAATCAACGCCGGAAATCTGCCGCAGAATTCTGACCAGTACAACAGCATTCAGGAAAAGCTGATCGAACGCTTTGAAGAGCTAAAACTGAATCACGGCTTCGGCTTACTGCATTTCGCCTGCTGTCAGGATACGGAAGAAGATCGCGGTACAGTGCAATACCTTCAGGATTGCGCACTGGAAGCGGGTCTGCCAAGCGAGTTTCTGTACATTGAGGAAATTGGCCTCGGTGAGAAAGGCCAGTTTACCGATCCTGAAAATCAGGTGATTAGTAATCTGTTCAAGCTGTATCCCTGGGAGTTCATGCTGCGCGAGATGTTTTCCACCAAGCTGGAAGATGCGGGCGTGCGCTGGCTGGAACCGGCCTGGAAAAGCATCATTTCCAATAAAGCGCTGCTGCCGATGCTGTGGGAAATGTTCCCGAATCACCCCAACCTGCTTCCTGCCTATTTCGCAGAAGATGAACATCCCGAGCTGGACAGCTATGTCATTAAGCCGCTGTTTTCACGCGAAGGGGCGAACATCAAGATCGTCGAAAACGGCAAAGAGATTGCGTCAGCTGACGGCCCTTACGGCGAAGAAGGGATGATTATCCAGCAGTACCATCAACTGCCGAAATTTGGCGACAGCTACACGCTGATTGGTAGCTGGCTCGTGAACGATCAACCTTGTGGTATCGGCGTACGTGAAGATCGCGCCCTGATCACTCAGGATCTCTCGCGCTTCTATCCGCATACCATTCTGGATTAA